GCCGTGACCGCACTCAGGCTTCGGCGGGCGGCCCGGTCCGCACAGGGAAGAGGCAGCGGCGTTGAGCGAAGACACGATCCGCCTGGTCACCGTCGGGCGGATACTCCGGCGCAGGTGGCGGCTTCTCGCCGTCCTCGCCGTGGCGGGCGCACTCGTCGGCTACGGCACCTCGCTGGTGTTCCCACCGCGTTACACGGCTTCGGCATCGGTACTGCTGCCGGGGCAGTGGGAGGAGCGCGAGCTGCTGACCCAGGTCGACATCGTCACCAGTTCGACGGTGGTCGACCGGGCGGCAGCCGACCTCGGCTGGACCGGCCTCAGCAGCGACGAGCTGCGGGACCGGGTGAGCGCCAAGGCGTCCGACGGAAACATCATCAAGATCTCCGGCACGGCCGACACCCCGAAGCACGCGCAACAGCTGTCGGACCGGGTGGCCCAGCAGTTCGTCGCGTTCGCCGAGCGGATCGCGGGCGGCGGCACCGACTCCGAAGCGGCCACGGGACCCGAGGCGCTGCGGCAGCAGGTGGAGGAGACCAACCGCCGTATCAGCGACCTCGCCGACGCGGCCGATCCGGGGCGGACCGTGGAGAGCGTCCAGGCCCGCACCATGCTCGAGAAACTGCGCACCTCGCTGGAAGAGGCCATGACGAAGCTCGACGAGGCCGATCCGGCGAACAACAAGGCGGGCCTGGTCGTGATGGGCCCGGCGGCCCGGCCGACCGGCGAGGCACCGCCGACGCGGGTGCAGCTCGTCGTCACCGGGGCCGTGCTGTTCTTCCTGCTCGCGGTCGTCGGCCATCTTGTCGCCGCACGGATGAACCGCCGGCTGCGCACCGAGCAGGAGGTCGCCGCGACCCTGGGCGCGGCGCTGCTCGGCACCGTCGACGTGCCCGACGACCCGCGTGCGCGGCGACCGGAGGGCGGGGGCTCCGGGGCCCGGATCCGAAGGCTCCTCGGCACCGACACCCGGTGGGACCTGCCGGCCCCGCTGCGGTCCGGCGACGAGAGCGGCCGACGGATCCGCTACGGCCGGGTGTGCGCCCGCATCCGGGAGCTGCTGCCTGCCCCCCGGCTGCTGCTAGTCGTCGTACCGGACGACGACGAGATCGCCCGCCGGGCCGCCGGGCAGCTCGTCGCCGAGGCCAAGGGAGATCCGCTGCTGCGGGTCGTGGAGGTCTCGGCGGACCGGCCGATGGTGCCGGACCGCGACACCGAGTCCGGTGCCCTCGTGGTGCTCGGCGCGGGCAGCCGGACCGCGGAGGAACTGGCCGGCATCGCCGAGGCGTGCGCGGACGGCAGGCACGAGGTCGTCGGCGTCGTCGTCGCCGACCCGGTCCGGGCCCGCCCCGCGCGACATCCCGCCGATCCGCCGGACGACGCCGCTCCCGCGCTCGCGGTGCGCGGCCACGCGACGGGAGGTCCGGCATGACGACCGGCACGGTTTCGGAGTCGTCGGCGGCCGGTCCGCTCATCGACCTGCAAGGGCTGGTGGTGGCGGTGCGCAGGCGCCGCCGCCTGTGGTGCACCATGGCGCTCCTCGGCCTGCTGGCCGGGGCGGCGGTGGCGGTCCTCATGCCGCCGCCACCGAGCGCGGTGACCAAGGTGCTGGTCTCGCACGAGGACGACCAGCCGAACGACACCGGCACGCTGATCCGCACCGATGTCGCGCTGCTGCAGACCACACGGGTCGCCGACATGGCCCTGCGGTCCCTGAAGTCCCCGGAGAAGACCGAGGACTTCATGCGGGACTACCGGGGTACCGGCCTGACCAACAACCTGCTCCAGATCGACGTGACCGGTGACAGCGACGCGGAGGCGGTGGCCCGGGCCAAGGCGCTGGCCGAGGCGTTCGTGACGGACCATGTGCGGCGGATGCGGCAGTCCGCGCAGGCCGAGGCCAAGGCCCTGCTCGACCAGCGCGACCGCATGCGGGACGAGCTCGACGAGGTCAACAAGGCAATCGGCGACCGCTCCCCGGAGAGCGACCCGCAGGCGTCGGCGAGCATCGAGTCGCTCTTCGCCCGCCGCGCCGAACTCAACTCCCGGATAGCCGACTTCGACCAGCGCGCCGCGGACGCGCGCACCGGCACGCCCAAGGTCGTCGCCGGCACGCAGATCGTGGACGCCCCGCGCGCGGTGCGGCACTCCCTGCCCAAGGCGGTCGCCACCGACTCCGCGATCGGGCTCGTACTCGGACTCGTCCTCGGGCTCGCGCTGGCCGCGGTCGGCACGGTGGTGGCGGACCGTCCCGTGCTGCGCCGGGACATCGCGGCACACCTGGG
The DNA window shown above is from Streptomyces chartreusis and carries:
- a CDS encoding Wzz/FepE/Etk N-terminal domain-containing protein, translated to MTTGTVSESSAAGPLIDLQGLVVAVRRRRRLWCTMALLGLLAGAAVAVLMPPPPSAVTKVLVSHEDDQPNDTGTLIRTDVALLQTTRVADMALRSLKSPEKTEDFMRDYRGTGLTNNLLQIDVTGDSDAEAVARAKALAEAFVTDHVRRMRQSAQAEAKALLDQRDRMRDELDEVNKAIGDRSPESDPQASASIESLFARRAELNSRIADFDQRAADARTGTPKVVAGTQIVDAPRAVRHSLPKAVATDSAIGLVLGLVLGLALAAVGTVVADRPVLRRDIAAHLGASVIAELPRRSGRLWQRRRTRAARERLTGTLARTVRGSTEPLSLLELGCARSTTVLALNVAKALGQEGPVVVVDGLPGQLLSGRRPKPGDPTVVSGEHAAAGSPQERRIGVGSVAPGTAWTDLQYLGTRTVLVVRAGHGSAAWLHTVARQLADQHIPVIGVVLIDPDPRDRTDGTLWDGLHIALRGQNERLARQSGTGRPRTDRQPMWATRVPDSNQEAR
- a CDS encoding Wzz/FepE/Etk N-terminal domain-containing protein; this translates as MSEDTIRLVTVGRILRRRWRLLAVLAVAGALVGYGTSLVFPPRYTASASVLLPGQWEERELLTQVDIVTSSTVVDRAAADLGWTGLSSDELRDRVSAKASDGNIIKISGTADTPKHAQQLSDRVAQQFVAFAERIAGGGTDSEAATGPEALRQQVEETNRRISDLADAADPGRTVESVQARTMLEKLRTSLEEAMTKLDEADPANNKAGLVVMGPAARPTGEAPPTRVQLVVTGAVLFFLLAVVGHLVAARMNRRLRTEQEVAATLGAALLGTVDVPDDPRARRPEGGGSGARIRRLLGTDTRWDLPAPLRSGDESGRRIRYGRVCARIRELLPAPRLLLVVVPDDDEIARRAAGQLVAEAKGDPLLRVVEVSADRPMVPDRDTESGALVVLGAGSRTAEELAGIAEACADGRHEVVGVVVADPVRARPARHPADPPDDAAPALAVRGHATGGPA